In Thermothelomyces thermophilus ATCC 42464 chromosome 4, complete sequence, a single genomic region encodes these proteins:
- a CDS encoding glycerol kinase-like protein (glycerol kinase): protein MVQAREPNSVRFEDTLIDGGPSLNLDGLLMKPTAATPRRLPDITANLDTHQEAHLPQGIRETDEEKRQHWFVGSIDQGTTSSRFLIFNGEGEPVASHQIEFENLYPKSGWHEHDPHVLVSSVEECIEGAMRKFVDLGYSKSDIRAIGITNQRETTVVWDSVTGEPLHNAIVWPDTRTSALVRELKAREGADGLTELCGLPLSTYPSSVKLLWLIQNVDAVKQAYEQGRLAFGTVDSWLIYRLNGGAKAERPVHVTDSTNASRTMFVNIRTLQYDDKLLAFFGIDKAKVQLPKIVPSSDPECFGKVASGPLENVPIAGCLGDQSSALVGQCGFSPGQAKNTYGTGCFLLYNVGTEPVISKYGLLATVAYDFGRGRKPVYALEGSIAVAGSGVKFLMDNLGFIKNSSEISALAESVPDNGGVVFVTAFSGLFAPYWIDDAKGTLFGITHHTNKGHIARATLEATCYQTRAILEAMEKDSNHKLESLAVDGGLSNSDLCMQTQADITGIPVDRPRMRETTALGAAIAAGLATGVWRELEDLKQVNRNGRKVFYPQMERAKAEKMFKKWEQAVEMSRGWCQDQDQ, encoded by the exons ATGGTTCAAGCCAGGGAACCAAATTCGGTCCGCTTCGAGGACACGCTCATAGACGGCGGTCCAAGTCTCAACCTAGATGGTCTCTTGATGAAGCCCACTGCCGCAACACCGAGGCGACTCCCGGACATCACAGCCAACCTCGATACGCACCAGGAGGCACACCTCCCGCAGGGGATTCGCGAGACGGACGAGGAGAAAAGGCAGCACTGGTTCGTCGGCAGCATCGACCAGGGCACCACGTCGTCGCGTTTTCTCATCTTCAACGGCGAGGGCGAACCCGTTGCGAGCCACCAAATAGAGTTTGAGAATCTGTACCCCAAGTCAGG ATGGCACGAACACGATCCTCACGTGCTTGTCAGCTCGGTCGAGGAGTGTATTGAAGGGGCGATGCGCAAGTTTGTCGATCTGGGCTACTCCAAGTCGGACATCCGGGCCATCGGCATCACCAACCAGCGCGAGACGACGGTAGTGTGGGACAGCGTCACCGGCGAGCCCCTGCACAATGCCATCGTCTGGCCAGACACGCGGACGAGCGCCCTCGTGCGCGAACTCAAGGCGCGCGAGGGTGCCGACGGCCTGACAGAGCTCTGCGGTCTCCCATTGTCGACGTACCCCAGCAGCGTCAAGCTCCTCTGGCTCATCCAGAACGTTGACGCGGTCAAACAAGCCTACGAGCAGGGCCGTCTTGCCTTCGGCACCGTCGACTCCTGGCTCATCTACAGGCTCAACGGCGGCGCAAAGGCCGAGAGGCCGGTGCACGTCACGGACAGCACCAACGCCAGTCGGACCATGTTTGTCAACATCCGCACCTTGCAGTACGACGACAAGCTCCTGGCTTTCTTCGGCATCGACAAGGCAAAGGTCCAGCTCCCCAAGATCGTGCCGTCGTCAGATCCCGAATGCTTTGGCAAGGTCGCCAGCGGCCCACTGGAGAACGTCCCCATCGCCGGCTGTTTGGGCGACCAATCCAGCGCCCTGGTCGGCCAGTGCGGCTTCAGTCCCGGGCAGGCGAAGAATACGTACGGCACGGGATGCTTCCTCTTGTACAACGTTGGAACCGAGCCCGTCATCTCCAAATACGGCCTGCTCGCTACCGTGGCCTACGACTTTGGCCGTGGCCGAAAGCCAGTGTACGCCCTCGAGGGTAgcatcgccgtcgccggctccggcgtcAAGTTTCTGATGGACAACCTCGGCTTCATCAAGAATTCGAGCGAAATTTCGGCGCTGGCAGAATCGGTGCCCGACAACGGCGGCGTCGTCTTTGTCACAGCCTTCAGCGGGCTTTTTGCCCCCTACTGGATTGACGACGCAAAGGGGACACTCT TCGGTATTACCCACCACACAAACAAGGGACACATTGCTCGCGCCACCCTCGAAGCCACCTGTTACCAGACCCGCGCTATCTTGGAGGCCATGGAGAAGGATTCGAATCACAAGCTCGAGTCGCTCGCCGTCGACGGCGGCCTCTCCAACTCGGACCTGTGCATGCAGACCCAGGCCGACATTACGGGCATCCCTGTGGACCGTCCGCGGATGCGCGAAACCACAGCGCTGGGTGCCGCCATCGCTGCGGGCCTCGCTACTGGTGTCTGGAGGGAACTGGAAGATCTCAAGCAGGTCAACCGGAATGGGCGCAAGGTCTTCTACCCACAGATGGAGAGGGCCAAGGCCGAGAAGATGTTCAAGAAATGGGAGCAGGCCGTGGAGATGAGCAGGGGTTGGTGCCAAGATCAAGATCAGTGA